The proteins below come from a single Erysipelothrix piscisicarius genomic window:
- a CDS encoding biotin/lipoyl-containing protein, which translates to MNYKFNLPDLGEGITESEILLWHVKPGDAIKTDDPLFEVQNDKTTIEVPSPVNGTIKNVLVEAGAVAQVGDTLVEIEVDASDLSKDAK; encoded by the coding sequence ATGAATTATAAATTTAATTTACCCGACCTTGGTGAAGGAATCACCGAGAGTGAAATCTTACTTTGGCATGTAAAGCCAGGGGATGCCATTAAAACGGATGACCCGCTCTTTGAAGTTCAAAATGATAAAACAACAATCGAAGTACCATCTCCCGTAAATGGAACGATCAAAAACGTTCTTGTGGAAGCAGGCGCTGTAGCCCAAGTAGGGGATACGCTTGTGGAAATTGAAGTTGACGCTTCGGATTTATCGAAAGATGCGAAATAA
- a CDS encoding alpha-ketoacid dehydrogenase subunit beta codes for MAVKNMVEAITDGLEVMFEHDEKVLIFGEDVGKNGGVFRATDGLQAKFGEDRVFDTPLAESGILGLSIGLGVEGFRPLPEIQFFGFITEAIDSITNQMARMRYRTEGQLFAPITIRSPYGGGVATPEIHSDSYEGMIAQMPGMRVVVPSNPYDAKGLLISSIKSNDPVLFLEHLKLYRGEKVEVPEGVYEVPLDKANIVREGTDISIVSYGAMVVEARKAADILAEEGISVEVVDLRTIAPLDMGTIGESVAKTGRVLVVQEAQRIAGVASHVMSEISERFFLDLVAPVSRVTAPDTTYPLPQAEQIWLPNAQDIVTSARKLVQEY; via the coding sequence ATGGCTGTTAAGAATATGGTAGAAGCAATTACCGATGGACTTGAGGTAATGTTTGAACATGATGAAAAGGTTTTAATTTTTGGTGAAGATGTTGGGAAAAACGGAGGGGTTTTCCGTGCTACCGATGGTCTTCAAGCAAAATTTGGAGAAGACCGTGTCTTTGATACACCGCTTGCGGAATCAGGAATTTTAGGGCTTTCAATTGGTTTAGGTGTTGAAGGATTTAGACCGCTACCTGAAATTCAATTCTTTGGATTTATTACGGAAGCAATTGATTCGATTACCAACCAAATGGCACGGATGCGTTACCGTACTGAAGGTCAATTATTTGCGCCAATAACCATTCGTAGTCCTTATGGGGGTGGTGTTGCGACACCGGAGATTCACTCAGATAGTTATGAGGGGATGATTGCGCAAATGCCAGGAATGCGTGTTGTGGTTCCATCAAACCCTTATGATGCGAAAGGACTTTTAATTTCATCCATTAAAAGTAATGATCCAGTCTTATTTTTGGAACATTTGAAACTGTATCGTGGTGAAAAAGTAGAAGTGCCAGAAGGCGTTTATGAAGTACCGCTTGATAAGGCAAACATTGTTCGTGAAGGTACAGACATCTCAATTGTTTCATATGGAGCAATGGTTGTGGAAGCACGTAAAGCTGCGGATATCCTTGCGGAAGAAGGCATCAGTGTTGAAGTTGTAGACCTCCGCACGATTGCACCACTTGATATGGGAACCATTGGTGAATCCGTTGCGAAAACCGGACGCGTATTGGTTGTTCAAGAAGCGCAACGTATTGCGGGAGTAGCAAGTCATGTTATGTCTGAAATCAGTGAACGATTCTTCTTAGATCTCGTAGCGCCTGTATCACGCGTAACTGCACCGGATACGACGTATCCTCTACCACAGGCAGAACAAATTTGGTTGCCGAATGCACAGGATATTGTTACATCAGCACGTAAATTAGTACAAGAATATTAG